A single region of the Branchiostoma lanceolatum isolate klBraLanc5 chromosome 1, klBraLanc5.hap2, whole genome shotgun sequence genome encodes:
- the LOC136444080 gene encoding kinesin-like protein KIF12 isoform X5, with product MASVGGVVMPAWQDRSYRNGIGMGERTEFVTDGGFGGDFKNSEQQGKVDEPPRKTSMTSVVTNSSLPGSNDSLADAGSDGEEDSVRVVVRIRPPNDLENNRKDKVITQCPGKGALWVETSTSGGRPKQFTFDGVFGAETTQYQMFENCGIKKLLDMALDGYACTAFAFGQTGSGKTHTITGPMTMTRTPRAVPTNSGEEGTAFGFEDDIGQDAELQGLIQRAFLYLFDSIGQRKRRDPSTVYTLKATYLEIYNEQVKDLLNPADRPNLPVRWSKEQGFYVENLFCPEFENIDDIMAVLEEGMHNRHVGSHNLNEHSSRSHTMLTLNIDSEMADPDDASMYITKHGKICFVDLAGSEKVKESKSAGDALVETTNINKSLLTLGNCISALSDPKKRSGHIPFRDSKLTKLLSDSLGGTGVTLMVACISPSAYNASETMNTLRYAVRAKRIKNKPLVRMDPREKLILSLQRELKRLRSENEYLRTKLNFPQSRMGMVNGHKKEPPKEDEAVQPSLSRRDTNDSDSLYEMLQEYMVENENLRHENTELFTSKDHIQREQVLLSRENDKLVQKLENLERVLAASPLSWQTSSRHSSGHSIRRDLVNRHSAHSEGPPLTMLSPLTKSPFDPREAKNRHMTTWPPSPELQPRMAWRSTPPSEHSKDLSLPPVDQKKGIPTNFRQQQARPNASFPPSKIPTKNQGFSKLPQKGAEVTPKVMEKKKEKKASDSNLKKRFIKLEASGTTGSSQKQGGYAERFQQKREAMGKKEEDSTGREPEVSPQKEQDVNVWHNREGQRDQPILRHGTRQRINDAQFYTTKDSDALQDMNAKLRAELADLEGEIARYKHVSKPAQGGKKR from the exons ATGGCCTCGGTAGGAGGCGTCGTTATGCCCGCCTGGCAGGACAGGAGCTACCGTAACGGGATCGGGATGGGCGAGAGGACAGAATTCGTCACCGATGGAGGATTTGGAGGAGACTTTAAGAATTCAGAACAACAGGGAAAAGTGGATGAACCACCACGAAAGACCTCTATGACTTCGGTTGTGACAAACAG TTCACTGCCAGGATCCAACGATTCCCTGGCGGACGCAGGCAGCGATGGAGAAGAAGATAGCGTCCGCGTGGTCGTCAG AATACGGCCGCCAAACGACCTGGAGAACAACAGGAAAGACAAGGTCATCACACAATGTCCAGGGAAAGGTGCATTATGG GTTGAAACCAGCACTTCAGGAGGGCGGCCCAAACAGTTCACGTTTGATGGCGTGTTCGGTGCGGAGACGACACAGTaccagatgtttgaaaactgtggTATCAAAAAGCTGCTTGACATGGCTCTTGACGG GTATGCTTGTACAGCATTTGCATTTGGACAAACTGGATCTGGGAAGACTCACACAATCACAGGGCCCATGACTATG ACACGCACGCCACGTGCGGTTCCAACAAACAGCGGTGAGGAGGGGACCGCGTTTGGG tttgaagatgACATCGGGCAAGACGCTGAGCTCCAGGGTTTGATACAGCGGGCCTTCCTGTACCTGTTTGATAGCATCGGTCAGCGGAAACGCCGGGACCCCAGCACAGTCTACACACTCAAGGCCACCTACCTGGAAATATACAATGAACAG GTGAAGGACCTTCTCAACCCAGCAGATCGGCCCAACCTgcctgtgcgatggtccaagGAACAGGGCTTCTATGTGGAGAACCTTTTCTGTCCCgagtttgaaaatattgatGACATCATGGCAGTGCTGGAAGAAG GAATGCACAACAGACATGTTGGTTCCCACAACCTGAACGAACACTCCAGCCGCAGCCACACCATGCTCACACTCAACATCGACAGTGAAATG GCTGACCCAGACGATGCATCCATGTACATCACCAAGCATGGTAAGATCTGTTTCGTGGACCTGGCAGGCAGTGAGAAGGTGAAGGAGTCCAAGTCAGCTGGGGACGCCCTCGTGGAGACCACAAACATCAACAAGAGCCTTCTGACTCTTGGAAACTGCATTTCTGCCCTCAGTGACCCAAAGAAGCGCAGTGGACATATTCCGTTTCGAGACAGCAAGTTAACAAAACTGTTGTCTGATAGTCTGGGAGGGACAGGTGTAACTTTAATGGTTGCGTGTATATCGCCCTCGGCATACAATGCCTCTGAGACAATGAATACTTTAAGATATGCAGTCCGGGCAAAGAGGATAAAAAACAAGCCTCTCGTGAGAATGGATCCACGAGAGAAATTGATTTTGAGTCTGCAGAGAGAACTAAAGAGATTACGAAGTGAAAACGAGTATCTGCGAACGAAACTTAACTTCCCACAGAGTCGAATGGGAATGGTGAACGGACACAAAAAGGAACCGCCCAAGGAAGACGAAGCAGTCCAACCGTCGTTGTCCCGTCGAGACACTAACGATAGCGACAGTTTGTACGAAATGCTGCAAGAGTACATGGTTGAGAACGAGAACCTGAGACACGAGAATACCGAGCTGTTCACGTCGAAGGACCACATTCAGCGCGAGCAGGTGCTGCTATCCCGGGAAAACGACAAACTTGTACAGAAGCTGGAAAACCTGGAAAGAGTCCTCGCTGCATCGCCGCTGAGTTGGCAGACTTCGTCTCGGCACAGCTCTGGTCATTCAATACGCAGAGATCTTGTTAACAGGCACTCAGCGCATTCCGAGGGCCCACCACTAACAATGCTCTCACCTTTGACAAAGTCGCCGTTTGACCCACGGGAGGCAAAGAACCGACACATGACAACATGGCCGCCCTCGCCCGAGCTGCAGCCCAGAATGGCGTGGAGATCCACACCACCCTCAGAGCATTCCAAG GATTTGAGCCTGCCGCCGGTAGATCAGAAAAAGGGAATCCCCACCAACTTCCGCCAGCAGCAAGCCCGTCCCAACGCCTCCTTTCCTCCGTCCAAGATCCCCACCAAGAACCAGGGCTTCTCCAAACTGCCGCAGAAGGGCGCAGAGGTCACACCCAAGGTcatggagaagaagaaggaaaagaaggCTTCAGATTCAAACTTAAAGAAGAGATTTATCAAACTTGAGGCATCTGGAACAACAGGGTCTTCTCAAAAG CAGGGAGGCTACGCTGAGCGGTTCCAGCAGAAACGTGAAGCCATGGGTAAGAAGGAGGAGGACAGTACAGGGAGGGAGCCGGAGGTCTCACCTCAGAAGGAACAAGACGTCAACGTCTGGCACAACCGGGAAGGACAGAGGGACCAGCCCATTCTTAGACATG
- the LOC136444080 gene encoding kinesin-like protein KIF12 isoform X2, with product MASVGGVVMPAWQDRSYRNGIGMGERTEFVTDGGFGGDFKNSEQQGKVDEPPRKTSMTSVVTNSSLPGSNDSLADAGSDGEEDSVRVVVRIRPPNDLENNRKDKVITQCPGKGALWVETSTSGGRPKQFTFDGVFGAETTQYQMFENCGIKKLLDMALDGYACTAFAFGQTGSGKTHTITGPMTMTRTPRAVPTNSGEEGTAFGFEDDIGQDAELQGLIQRAFLYLFDSIGQRKRRDPSTVYTLKATYLEIYNEQVKDLLNPADRPNLPVRWSKEQGFYVENLFCPEFENIDDIMAVLEEGMHNRHVGSHNLNEHSSRSHTMLTLNIDSEMADPDDASMYITKHGKICFVDLAGSEKVKESKSAGDALVETTNINKSLLTLGNCISALSDPKKRSGHIPFRDSKLTKLLSDSLGGTGVTLMVACISPSAYNASETMNTLRYAVRAKRIKNKPLVRMDPREKLILSLQRELKRLRSENEYLRTKLNFPQSRMGMVNGHKKEPPKEDEAVQPSLSRRDTNDSDSLYEMLQEYMVENENLRHENTELFTSKDHIQREQVLLSRENDKLVQKLENLERVLAASPLSWQTSSRHSSGHSIRRDLVNRHSAHSEGPPLTMLSPLTKSPFDPREAKNRHMTTWPPSPELQPRMAWRSTPPSEHSKDLSLPPVDQKKGIPTNFRQQQARPNASFPPSKIPTKNQGFSKLPQKGAEVTPKVMEKKKEKKASDSNLKKRFIKLEASGTTGSSQKGGYAERFQQKREAMGKKEEDSTGREPEVSPQKEQDVNVWHNREGQRDQPILRHDKAVDNQTPPHNADKQGETNDASTRQRINDAQFYTTKDSDALQDMNAKLRAELADLEGEIARYKHVSKPAQGGKKR from the exons ATGGCCTCGGTAGGAGGCGTCGTTATGCCCGCCTGGCAGGACAGGAGCTACCGTAACGGGATCGGGATGGGCGAGAGGACAGAATTCGTCACCGATGGAGGATTTGGAGGAGACTTTAAGAATTCAGAACAACAGGGAAAAGTGGATGAACCACCACGAAAGACCTCTATGACTTCGGTTGTGACAAACAG TTCACTGCCAGGATCCAACGATTCCCTGGCGGACGCAGGCAGCGATGGAGAAGAAGATAGCGTCCGCGTGGTCGTCAG AATACGGCCGCCAAACGACCTGGAGAACAACAGGAAAGACAAGGTCATCACACAATGTCCAGGGAAAGGTGCATTATGG GTTGAAACCAGCACTTCAGGAGGGCGGCCCAAACAGTTCACGTTTGATGGCGTGTTCGGTGCGGAGACGACACAGTaccagatgtttgaaaactgtggTATCAAAAAGCTGCTTGACATGGCTCTTGACGG GTATGCTTGTACAGCATTTGCATTTGGACAAACTGGATCTGGGAAGACTCACACAATCACAGGGCCCATGACTATG ACACGCACGCCACGTGCGGTTCCAACAAACAGCGGTGAGGAGGGGACCGCGTTTGGG tttgaagatgACATCGGGCAAGACGCTGAGCTCCAGGGTTTGATACAGCGGGCCTTCCTGTACCTGTTTGATAGCATCGGTCAGCGGAAACGCCGGGACCCCAGCACAGTCTACACACTCAAGGCCACCTACCTGGAAATATACAATGAACAG GTGAAGGACCTTCTCAACCCAGCAGATCGGCCCAACCTgcctgtgcgatggtccaagGAACAGGGCTTCTATGTGGAGAACCTTTTCTGTCCCgagtttgaaaatattgatGACATCATGGCAGTGCTGGAAGAAG GAATGCACAACAGACATGTTGGTTCCCACAACCTGAACGAACACTCCAGCCGCAGCCACACCATGCTCACACTCAACATCGACAGTGAAATG GCTGACCCAGACGATGCATCCATGTACATCACCAAGCATGGTAAGATCTGTTTCGTGGACCTGGCAGGCAGTGAGAAGGTGAAGGAGTCCAAGTCAGCTGGGGACGCCCTCGTGGAGACCACAAACATCAACAAGAGCCTTCTGACTCTTGGAAACTGCATTTCTGCCCTCAGTGACCCAAAGAAGCGCAGTGGACATATTCCGTTTCGAGACAGCAAGTTAACAAAACTGTTGTCTGATAGTCTGGGAGGGACAGGTGTAACTTTAATGGTTGCGTGTATATCGCCCTCGGCATACAATGCCTCTGAGACAATGAATACTTTAAGATATGCAGTCCGGGCAAAGAGGATAAAAAACAAGCCTCTCGTGAGAATGGATCCACGAGAGAAATTGATTTTGAGTCTGCAGAGAGAACTAAAGAGATTACGAAGTGAAAACGAGTATCTGCGAACGAAACTTAACTTCCCACAGAGTCGAATGGGAATGGTGAACGGACACAAAAAGGAACCGCCCAAGGAAGACGAAGCAGTCCAACCGTCGTTGTCCCGTCGAGACACTAACGATAGCGACAGTTTGTACGAAATGCTGCAAGAGTACATGGTTGAGAACGAGAACCTGAGACACGAGAATACCGAGCTGTTCACGTCGAAGGACCACATTCAGCGCGAGCAGGTGCTGCTATCCCGGGAAAACGACAAACTTGTACAGAAGCTGGAAAACCTGGAAAGAGTCCTCGCTGCATCGCCGCTGAGTTGGCAGACTTCGTCTCGGCACAGCTCTGGTCATTCAATACGCAGAGATCTTGTTAACAGGCACTCAGCGCATTCCGAGGGCCCACCACTAACAATGCTCTCACCTTTGACAAAGTCGCCGTTTGACCCACGGGAGGCAAAGAACCGACACATGACAACATGGCCGCCCTCGCCCGAGCTGCAGCCCAGAATGGCGTGGAGATCCACACCACCCTCAGAGCATTCCAAG GATTTGAGCCTGCCGCCGGTAGATCAGAAAAAGGGAATCCCCACCAACTTCCGCCAGCAGCAAGCCCGTCCCAACGCCTCCTTTCCTCCGTCCAAGATCCCCACCAAGAACCAGGGCTTCTCCAAACTGCCGCAGAAGGGCGCAGAGGTCACACCCAAGGTcatggagaagaagaaggaaaagaaggCTTCAGATTCAAACTTAAAGAAGAGATTTATCAAACTTGAGGCATCTGGAACAACAGGGTCTTCTCAAAAG GGAGGCTACGCTGAGCGGTTCCAGCAGAAACGTGAAGCCATGGGTAAGAAGGAGGAGGACAGTACAGGGAGGGAGCCGGAGGTCTCACCTCAGAAGGAACAAGACGTCAACGTCTGGCACAACCGGGAAGGACAGAGGGACCAGCCCATTCTTAGACATG ATAAAGCAGTGGACAATCAAACCCCTCCACATAATGCTGACAAACAGGGGGAGACCAATGATGCAA